A single region of the Geobacillus subterraneus genome encodes:
- a CDS encoding FtsK/SpoIIIE family DNA translocase produces MAKRKRQKKGKPPKKQPWTEAIRFELIGLGLLAVAVVAMARLGLVGETLVLISRFFFGEWYMLLVGGLFILSFILMWKREWPSWASRPFVGASVIAAALLLLSHGKLFELMSRRGELDPSVIRTTWTLFWNEANGKAAAVDLGGGMVGALLFAASYQLFDALGTKWICFLLFVVGFIVLTGKSLRETAGRLVVLAAAFIRQEWLAFVRDLKQWLAGRKRRTNAGRNRRSRRAAARLEDELTEAGAAELEDELLSPPPIISDFAAVRSTAELEEEKQPPAEGGDDGNGDAPAPPLAFSEHENTNYDLPPLELLRLPKPAGQSADHANIYANARKLEKTFQSFGVKAKVTQVHLGPAVTKYEVYPDVGVKVSKIVSLSDDLALALAAKDIRIEAPIPGKSAIGIEVPNEEIATVSLREVLEAVEHTRPEAKLLIPLGRDISGEVVAAELNKMPHLLIAGATGSGKSVCINGMIVSLLMRTKPHEVKLMMIDPKMVELSVYNGIPHLLTPVVTDAKKAAQALKKVVQEMERRYELFSHTGTRNIEGYNEHIRQQNETVPEQQPLLPYIVVIIDELADLMMVASSDVEEAITRLAQMARAAGIHLIIATQRPSVDVITGVIKANIPSRIAFSVSSQIDSRTILDMGGAEKLLGRGDMLFLPMGASKPVRVQGAFVSDQEVEEVVQFVIGQQQAQYYEEMIVQEGEAGSPALEDDLYEEAVRLVVEMQSASVSMLQRRFRIGYNRAARLIDAMEERGVVGPYEGSKPRAVLWSKEDLKKTS; encoded by the coding sequence ATGGCGAAACGAAAGCGACAAAAAAAGGGAAAGCCGCCAAAGAAGCAGCCGTGGACGGAGGCGATTCGCTTTGAACTGATCGGCCTTGGGCTGCTGGCCGTTGCCGTCGTGGCGATGGCCCGCCTCGGGCTCGTCGGAGAAACGCTTGTGCTGATCAGCCGCTTTTTTTTCGGCGAATGGTACATGCTATTAGTAGGCGGTTTATTCATTTTATCGTTCATCCTAATGTGGAAACGGGAGTGGCCGTCATGGGCGAGCCGCCCGTTTGTCGGCGCTTCGGTCATCGCGGCGGCGCTCTTGCTGTTAAGCCATGGGAAGCTGTTTGAACTCATGTCGCGGCGCGGTGAACTTGACCCAAGCGTCATTCGCACAACATGGACGCTGTTTTGGAACGAGGCGAACGGCAAGGCGGCCGCTGTCGATTTAGGCGGCGGGATGGTCGGCGCGTTGTTGTTTGCCGCCAGCTACCAGCTATTTGATGCGCTTGGGACGAAATGGATTTGTTTTCTTTTGTTCGTCGTCGGCTTTATCGTGCTGACCGGAAAATCGCTGCGCGAAACGGCCGGCAGACTCGTCGTCTTGGCGGCGGCCTTTATACGCCAAGAATGGCTGGCGTTTGTCAGGGATTTGAAGCAATGGCTGGCAGGACGAAAACGACGGACGAATGCCGGACGAAACCGGCGTTCGCGGCGGGCGGCCGCCCGGCTGGAAGATGAGCTGACCGAAGCCGGTGCCGCTGAACTGGAGGACGAGCTCCTTTCCCCACCGCCGATCATATCCGATTTTGCCGCCGTCCGGTCGACGGCCGAACTCGAGGAAGAGAAGCAGCCGCCGGCTGAAGGCGGCGATGACGGGAACGGGGACGCACCAGCACCTCCGCTGGCGTTTTCCGAGCATGAAAACACGAACTATGATTTGCCGCCGCTTGAGCTTCTCCGCTTGCCGAAACCGGCTGGGCAATCGGCTGACCATGCCAACATTTACGCCAATGCGCGCAAGTTGGAGAAAACGTTCCAAAGCTTTGGCGTCAAAGCGAAAGTGACGCAAGTGCATCTCGGCCCGGCGGTGACGAAATACGAAGTCTACCCGGACGTCGGGGTGAAAGTGAGCAAAATCGTCAGCTTAAGCGACGATCTGGCGCTCGCCCTGGCGGCGAAAGACATTCGCATTGAAGCGCCGATTCCCGGCAAGTCGGCGATCGGCATTGAAGTGCCGAATGAAGAAATCGCCACTGTGTCGCTGCGCGAAGTGCTTGAGGCCGTCGAGCATACACGGCCCGAGGCGAAGCTCTTAATCCCGCTGGGGCGCGACATTTCCGGGGAAGTCGTTGCCGCTGAATTGAACAAAATGCCGCACTTATTGATCGCCGGCGCCACCGGCAGCGGCAAAAGCGTCTGCATTAACGGCATGATCGTCAGCCTGCTCATGCGCACGAAGCCGCATGAAGTCAAGCTGATGATGATCGACCCGAAAATGGTCGAGTTAAGCGTGTATAACGGCATTCCCCATTTGTTGACACCGGTTGTCACCGATGCGAAAAAAGCAGCCCAGGCGCTGAAAAAAGTCGTCCAAGAAATGGAGCGGCGCTATGAGCTGTTTTCCCATACCGGCACGCGCAACATTGAAGGGTATAACGAACATATCCGCCAACAGAACGAAACGGTGCCGGAACAGCAGCCGCTCCTGCCGTACATCGTCGTCATCATCGACGAGCTCGCTGATTTAATGATGGTGGCGTCGTCGGATGTCGAAGAAGCGATCACGCGCTTGGCGCAAATGGCGCGCGCCGCCGGCATCCATTTAATCATCGCCACCCAGCGCCCGTCTGTCGACGTCATTACCGGCGTCATTAAGGCGAACATCCCGTCGCGCATCGCCTTTAGCGTTTCATCGCAGATCGATTCGCGCACCATTTTGGATATGGGCGGGGCGGAGAAACTGCTCGGCCGCGGCGACATGCTGTTTTTGCCGATGGGGGCCTCAAAGCCGGTGCGCGTCCAAGGGGCGTTTGTATCCGACCAAGAGGTGGAGGAAGTCGTTCAGTTTGTCATCGGCCAGCAGCAGGCACAATACTATGAGGAAATGATCGTCCAAGAGGGGGAGGCGGGCTCCCCGGCACTCGAAGATGATCTGTACGAGGAAGCGGTCCGCCTTGTCGTCGAAATGCAAAGCGCCTCTGTTTCGATGCTGCAGCGCCGCTTCCGCATCGGCTACAACCGCGCCGCCCGGCTCATCGACGCCATGGAGGAACGCGGCGTCGTCGGCCCGTATGAGGGGAGCAAGCCGC
- a CDS encoding YlzJ-like family protein, giving the protein MILYTIMPEHLLFPVDAAVYEKQKRVYYDGIPFLVQITETGEYEIVQNLSTNPYHFLNANYAPGARFPISAATS; this is encoded by the coding sequence ATGATTTTATATACCATCATGCCCGAACACTTGCTGTTCCCGGTCGATGCGGCCGTCTATGAAAAGCAAAAAAGGGTGTATTACGACGGCATTCCGTTTCTTGTCCAAATTACGGAAACGGGTGAATATGAAATTGTGCAAAATTTAAGCACAAACCCGTACCACTTTTTAAACGCCAACTATGCACCCGGGGCGCGGTTTCCGATTTCCGCGGCAACATCGTAA
- a CDS encoding ClpP family protease — MEKERYFQEETEEKAETKTEEATAAITQLGQTNIPQMEPDTNIHCLTIVGQIEGHIQLPPQNKATKYEHVIPQIVAIEQNPKIEGLLVILNTVGGDVEAGLAIAEMLASLSKPTVSVVLGGGHSIGVPIAVSCSYSFITETATMTIHPVRLTGLVIGVPQTFEYLDKMQERVVRFVTKHSKISEEKFKELMFSKGNLTRDIGTNVVGPDAVRYGLIDEVGGVSQAMAKLRQLIEMKKGGEGKMIQ, encoded by the coding sequence ATGGAGAAGGAGCGTTACTTCCAGGAAGAGACGGAAGAAAAAGCAGAAACGAAAACGGAAGAAGCGACCGCAGCCATTACCCAGCTTGGGCAAACGAACATCCCGCAAATGGAGCCGGATACGAACATCCACTGTTTGACGATCGTCGGCCAAATCGAAGGCCATATTCAGCTGCCGCCGCAAAACAAGGCGACGAAATATGAACATGTCATTCCACAAATCGTCGCCATTGAGCAAAATCCGAAAATCGAAGGGCTGCTCGTCATTTTAAACACGGTCGGCGGCGATGTCGAGGCCGGGCTCGCCATCGCGGAAATGCTCGCTTCGCTCTCGAAACCGACCGTTTCTGTCGTGCTTGGCGGCGGCCATTCGATCGGCGTGCCGATCGCCGTGTCGTGCAGCTATTCGTTCATCACCGAGACGGCGACGATGACGATTCATCCGGTCCGTTTAACCGGGCTTGTCATCGGCGTGCCGCAAACGTTTGAGTATCTGGATAAAATGCAAGAGCGCGTCGTCCGTTTTGTGACGAAGCATTCCAAGATTAGCGAAGAAAAATTTAAAGAGCTCATGTTTTCAAAAGGAAATTTAACGCGTGATATCGGCACGAACGTTGTTGGTCCTGACGCCGTCCGATACGGACTGATCGATGAAGTCGGCGGCGTGTCGCAGGCGATGGCGAAGCTGCGGCAATTGATCGAGATGAAAAAAGGCGGCGAAGGGAAGATGATCCAATGA
- a CDS encoding ribonuclease J, producing MKSNIKPVEKIRIFALGGVGEIGKNMYVVELDEDIFVLDAGVMYPEDEMLGIDKVIPDITYLIERQHRIRAIFLTHGHEEHMGAIAYVLKQLSAPVYGTKLTLGLVEAILKEQGVTNANLNEIHPDAELSFDKAKVTFFRTIHSIPDSVGISLHTSQGAIVYTSDFKFDQTPYGNNRADLGKMAQIGEQGVLCLLSDSTNAERPGYSGSDAAVAHEIADVIGHAKGRVFVACYASNITRIQQVLYAAHRYGRKVAVIGKTLHKVMDIAVRLGYLHLPDKVTISAHDLDRYGDQELVILTTGGHGEPMSALWRMARQANKQVNIKEGDTVIVAASVMPGYELGFAKTIDALYRAGANVIYRDRQVHVSGHGCQEELKLMLNLMKPKYFIPVHGEYRMQKAHARLAKAVGISEERTFLLDKGEVIEFRGGTARPGGKVPYGNILIDGLGIGDVGNIVLRDRRLLSQDGILIAVVTLNKEAKTIAAGPEIISRGFVYMRESETLLEEAEQMVAAIIKRCLESYMLEWSSLKANIREALSQFLFEKTKRKPMILPIIMEV from the coding sequence TTGAAATCAAACATAAAGCCGGTAGAGAAAATACGTATTTTTGCCCTTGGGGGAGTCGGAGAAATCGGCAAAAACATGTATGTTGTCGAACTGGACGAGGACATTTTCGTCCTCGACGCCGGGGTCATGTATCCGGAAGATGAAATGCTTGGCATCGACAAAGTGATTCCGGATATTACCTATTTAATTGAACGGCAGCATCGCATCCGGGCGATCTTTCTCACCCACGGGCATGAGGAACATATGGGGGCGATCGCCTACGTGCTCAAGCAGCTGTCCGCGCCGGTATACGGCACGAAGCTGACGCTCGGTTTGGTGGAAGCCATTTTAAAAGAGCAAGGTGTCACGAACGCCAACCTGAACGAAATTCACCCCGACGCCGAACTGTCGTTTGACAAGGCGAAAGTGACGTTTTTCCGCACGATTCACAGCATCCCCGATTCTGTCGGCATCAGCTTGCATACATCGCAAGGGGCGATTGTGTACACGAGCGATTTTAAATTTGACCAAACACCGTACGGCAACAACCGCGCTGACTTGGGGAAAATGGCGCAAATCGGCGAGCAAGGGGTGCTATGTTTGCTGTCGGACAGCACGAACGCTGAGCGCCCCGGATACAGCGGCTCCGATGCCGCTGTCGCCCATGAGATCGCCGATGTGATCGGTCATGCGAAGGGGCGGGTGTTTGTCGCCTGCTATGCCTCGAACATTACGCGCATCCAGCAAGTGCTTTATGCTGCCCATCGATACGGGCGCAAAGTGGCGGTGATCGGCAAAACGCTGCATAAAGTGATGGACATTGCCGTCCGCCTCGGCTATTTGCATCTTCCGGATAAGGTGACGATTTCCGCTCATGACCTCGACCGCTATGGCGATCAAGAGCTCGTCATTTTGACAACCGGCGGGCACGGAGAGCCGATGAGCGCGCTTTGGCGCATGGCGCGGCAGGCGAACAAGCAAGTGAACATCAAGGAAGGGGATACCGTCATCGTCGCCGCTTCCGTCATGCCGGGCTACGAGCTCGGATTCGCCAAAACGATTGACGCCCTGTACCGCGCCGGGGCGAACGTCATTTACCGCGACCGGCAAGTGCACGTGTCCGGGCACGGTTGCCAAGAAGAATTAAAGTTGATGCTCAATTTAATGAAGCCGAAATATTTCATTCCGGTGCACGGGGAGTATCGGATGCAAAAGGCGCACGCTCGCCTGGCGAAAGCGGTCGGCATCTCGGAAGAGCGGACATTTTTGCTCGATAAAGGCGAAGTGATCGAATTCCGCGGCGGCACCGCCCGCCCTGGCGGCAAAGTGCCGTACGGCAACATTTTAATCGACGGCCTTGGCATCGGCGACGTCGGCAACATCGTGTTGCGCGACCGGCGCCTATTGTCGCAGGACGGCATTTTGATCGCGGTCGTCACGCTCAACAAAGAAGCGAAAACGATTGCGGCCGGCCCGGAAATCATTTCGCGCGGCTTCGTGTACATGCGCGAGTCCGAAACGCTGCTTGAGGAAGCGGAACAAATGGTGGCGGCGATCATCAAGCGCTGCCTTGAGTCGTACATGCTTGAATGGTCGTCATTAAAGGCAAACATTCGCGAAGCGCTAAGCCAGTTTTTATTTGAGAAGACAAAGCGAAAACCGATGATTTTGCCCATTATTATGGAAGTATAA
- the dapA gene encoding 4-hydroxy-tetrahydrodipicolinate synthase, translating to MVQFGNIVTAMVTPFDQKGNLDLVKTTELVNYLLDNGTDALVVAGTTGESPTLTAEEKVALFRHVVSVVNGRALVIAGTGTNDTRASIELTKRAEEAGVDAVMLVAPYYNKPNQEGLYQHFKAIAESTPLPVMLYNVPGRTSVNLAPETVIRLAAIPNIVAVKEAGGNLEAMAEIIERTPDDFLLYSGDDSLTLPVLAIGGAGVVSVASHIIGNEMQQMIRVFQAGDHKGAAALHRKWLPLMKGLFAAPSPVPVKTALQLRGLDVGPVRLPLVPLTEQERNELSRLLSALS from the coding sequence GTGGTTCAGTTCGGAAACATCGTAACGGCGATGGTAACACCGTTTGACCAGAAAGGAAACCTTGATTTAGTGAAAACGACGGAGCTTGTCAACTATTTGCTCGACAATGGCACCGATGCGCTCGTTGTCGCCGGCACGACCGGCGAATCGCCGACTTTAACGGCGGAGGAAAAAGTCGCGTTGTTCCGACACGTCGTTTCTGTCGTCAATGGCCGTGCGTTGGTCATTGCCGGGACGGGAACGAACGATACGCGCGCGTCGATTGAGCTGACGAAGCGGGCGGAAGAAGCGGGCGTTGATGCCGTCATGCTCGTTGCACCGTATTACAACAAACCAAACCAGGAAGGGCTGTACCAGCATTTTAAAGCGATCGCCGAAAGCACGCCGCTGCCGGTCATGCTGTATAACGTCCCGGGACGCACGTCAGTCAATCTCGCCCCTGAGACCGTCATCCGGCTTGCGGCGATTCCAAACATCGTCGCCGTCAAAGAGGCGGGCGGCAACTTGGAGGCGATGGCGGAAATCATTGAGCGGACCCCCGACGATTTCTTGTTGTATAGCGGTGATGACAGCTTGACGCTTCCGGTATTGGCGATCGGCGGCGCCGGCGTCGTCTCGGTCGCTTCGCACATTATCGGCAACGAAATGCAGCAAATGATCCGCGTTTTCCAAGCGGGCGATCACAAGGGAGCGGCGGCGCTGCACCGGAAATGGCTGCCTCTCATGAAAGGGCTGTTTGCGGCGCCAAGCCCGGTGCCGGTGAAAACCGCGCTGCAATTGCGCGGATTGGATGTCGGCCCGGTGCGCCTTCCGCTCGTTCCGCTCACTGAGCAAGAACGGAACGAACTCAGCCGTTTGCTCAGCGCTTTGTCATAA
- the dapG gene encoding aspartate kinase — translation MKIIVQKFGGTSVRDERGRNLARRHIEKALEDGYKVVVVVSAMGRYGDPYATDTLLSLIGGAGHHVTKREQDLLMACGEIISSVVFSNLLNEHGIKATAFTGAQAGFRTNGDHTNAKILEMRCDRLLEALEQYDVIVVAGFQGVAENGDITTLGRGGSDTSAAALGAALNAEWVDIFTDVDGVMTADPRIVESARPLEVVTYTEICNMAYQGAKVIHPRAVEIAMQAKVPLRVRSTYSDAPGTLVTSSVRGQKGSDVKERLVTGITYVADVTQIKVLAKEGHYELQSDVFQAMAHEGISVDFINISPYGVVYTVSGDMTEKAIAALRRVGYEPAVTPRCAKVSVVGAGIAGVPGVTAKIVTALSEQGIQILQSADSHTTIWVLVRQDDMEKAVNALHDAFCLSEAEAGGYEAIWNEE, via the coding sequence ATGAAAATCATTGTCCAAAAGTTCGGCGGCACGTCCGTCCGCGATGAGCGCGGGCGGAACTTGGCGCGCCGCCATATTGAAAAGGCGCTTGAAGACGGCTACAAAGTCGTTGTTGTCGTCTCGGCCATGGGCCGCTATGGCGATCCATACGCGACCGATACGCTTCTTAGCCTGATCGGCGGCGCCGGCCATCATGTGACAAAGCGCGAACAAGATCTATTAATGGCGTGCGGGGAAATCATTTCAAGCGTCGTATTTAGCAACTTGCTGAACGAACACGGCATTAAGGCGACGGCGTTCACTGGCGCGCAAGCCGGATTCCGCACGAACGGCGACCATACGAATGCGAAAATTCTCGAAATGCGCTGCGACCGGCTGCTTGAGGCGCTCGAGCAATACGATGTCATCGTCGTCGCCGGCTTTCAAGGGGTGGCAGAAAACGGCGACATCACGACGCTTGGCCGCGGCGGAAGCGATACATCAGCAGCGGCGCTCGGTGCTGCTTTAAACGCCGAGTGGGTCGATATTTTCACCGATGTCGACGGCGTCATGACCGCCGACCCGCGCATCGTCGAAAGCGCCCGGCCGCTGGAAGTCGTCACTTACACGGAAATTTGCAATATGGCGTACCAAGGAGCGAAAGTCATTCATCCGCGCGCAGTGGAAATCGCCATGCAAGCGAAAGTGCCGTTGCGCGTCCGTTCGACATATTCCGATGCGCCCGGAACGCTTGTCACTTCATCGGTTCGCGGTCAAAAAGGAAGCGATGTGAAAGAGCGGCTCGTCACCGGTATTACGTATGTCGCCGACGTCACACAAATCAAAGTGCTGGCGAAAGAGGGGCACTATGAGCTGCAGTCTGATGTGTTCCAAGCGATGGCCCACGAAGGGATCAGCGTCGACTTTATCAACATTTCGCCATACGGTGTCGTTTACACAGTAAGCGGCGACATGACGGAAAAAGCGATTGCCGCTTTGCGCCGCGTCGGTTATGAGCCGGCGGTGACGCCCCGCTGCGCCAAAGTGTCGGTTGTCGGCGCCGGCATTGCCGGCGTGCCGGGGGTGACGGCAAAAATTGTCACTGCTTTATCGGAGCAAGGCATTCAAATTTTGCAATCGGCTGACAGCCATACGACGATTTGGGTGCTAGTGAGGCAGGACGATATGGAAAAAGCGGTTAACGCCCTGCACGACGCCTTTTGTCTGTCCGAGGCGGAGGCGGGTGGATACGAAGCGATTTGGAACGAGGAGTGA
- the asd gene encoding aspartate-semialdehyde dehydrogenase: MAQKQYHVAVVGATGAVGQQMVRTLEDRNFPVGTLTLLSSERSAGKKMRFRGEEIEVQAAAPERFDGVDIALFSAGGAVSKALAPEAVRRGAIVIDNTSAFRMDENVPLVVPEVNESDLTWHNGIIANPNCSTIQMVVALEPIRKAFGLERVIVSTYQAVSGAGAQAIEELHAQTKAVLENKPVEANILPVKSDRKHYPIAFNAIPQIDKFQDNGFTFEEMKMINETKKIMHMPELSVAATCVRIPVASGHSESVYIEIERDGVTAADLQAVLREAPGVVLQDDPNEQLYPMPADCVGKYDVFVGRIRRDLDNRRGFHLWIVADNLLKGAASNSVQIAESLLKLGLI; this comes from the coding sequence ATGGCTCAAAAACAATATCATGTTGCTGTCGTCGGAGCAACGGGGGCAGTCGGGCAACAAATGGTGCGGACGCTCGAAGACCGGAACTTTCCGGTCGGAACATTAACGCTGTTATCATCGGAACGTTCGGCAGGCAAAAAAATGCGTTTCCGCGGCGAGGAAATTGAGGTGCAAGCGGCGGCGCCCGAGCGTTTTGATGGGGTGGACATCGCCTTGTTCAGCGCCGGCGGGGCGGTATCGAAGGCATTGGCGCCGGAAGCGGTCCGGCGCGGAGCGATCGTCATCGACAATACGAGCGCGTTTCGGATGGATGAAAATGTGCCGCTTGTCGTCCCGGAAGTGAATGAAAGCGACTTGACGTGGCACAACGGCATTATCGCCAATCCGAACTGCTCGACGATTCAAATGGTCGTGGCGTTGGAGCCGATCCGGAAGGCGTTCGGTTTAGAGCGCGTCATCGTTTCAACGTACCAAGCTGTTTCCGGGGCTGGGGCGCAGGCTATCGAAGAGCTGCATGCGCAGACGAAGGCTGTGCTTGAAAACAAGCCGGTTGAGGCCAACATTTTGCCGGTGAAATCGGATCGGAAACATTACCCAATCGCGTTCAACGCCATCCCGCAAATCGATAAGTTCCAAGACAATGGCTTTACATTTGAAGAGATGAAAATGATTAATGAAACGAAAAAAATTATGCATATGCCTGAGCTGAGCGTCGCGGCGACGTGCGTACGCATCCCGGTGGCGAGCGGTCACTCGGAATCGGTGTACATCGAAATTGAACGAGACGGCGTCACCGCTGCCGATCTGCAGGCGGTGCTTCGCGAAGCGCCGGGCGTCGTTTTGCAAGATGACCCGAACGAGCAGCTGTATCCGATGCCGGCGGATTGCGTCGGAAAGTATGACGTCTTTGTCGGCCGCATTCGCCGCGACCTGGACAATCGCCGCGGCTTTCATCTATGGATCGTTGCTGACAACTTATTAAAAGGAGCAGCCTCCAACTCGGTGCAAATTGCAGAAAGTTTATTGAAGCTCGGGCTGATTTGA
- a CDS encoding dipicolinate synthase subunit B: MSGNSLKGKRIGFGLTGSHCTYDAVFPEIEKLVNEGAEVLPIVTYTVKTTNTRFGEGEEWVKKLEQLTGNEVIDTIVKAEPLGPKIPLDCMVIAPLTGNSMSKLANAMTDSPVLMAAKATMRNHRPVVLGISTNDALGLNGVNLMRLMAAKNIYFIPFGQDAPHAKPNSMVARMPLLRDTVLAALEGKQLQPVVIERFRYND, encoded by the coding sequence ATGAGCGGAAACAGCTTAAAAGGGAAACGGATCGGCTTTGGCCTCACCGGGTCGCACTGCACGTATGACGCCGTGTTCCCGGAAATTGAAAAACTCGTCAATGAAGGGGCGGAGGTGCTGCCAATCGTCACGTACACGGTGAAGACGACAAACACCCGGTTTGGTGAAGGGGAAGAGTGGGTGAAAAAACTCGAGCAATTGACCGGGAACGAGGTGATTGACACGATCGTCAAGGCCGAACCGCTCGGGCCGAAAATTCCGCTCGATTGCATGGTCATCGCCCCGCTGACCGGCAATTCGATGAGCAAGCTGGCGAATGCCATGACCGATTCCCCGGTGCTTATGGCCGCCAAGGCGACGATGCGCAACCACCGCCCCGTCGTGCTCGGCATCTCGACAAACGATGCGCTCGGTTTAAACGGCGTCAACTTGATGCGGCTGATGGCGGCAAAAAACATTTATTTCATTCCGTTCGGCCAAGACGCGCCACACGCGAAACCGAACTCGATGGTAGCGCGCATGCCGCTTCTTCGCGATACGGTGCTCGCCGCCCTTGAGGGGAAACAGCTGCAGCCGGTCGTGATCGAGCGCTTCCGTTACAATGATTAA
- the dpaA gene encoding dipicolinic acid synthetase subunit A, translating to MMLTGMHVAIIGGDARQLEVIRKLVELDAKLSLVGFDQLAHHFTGAVKLPIDEVDLADLDAIILPVHGTTLDGKVNSVFSHEPIPFTEEMVQKTAKRCTIYSGISNSYLDELMKKTGRKYIQLFERDDVAIYNSIPTAEGTIMMVIQHTDFTIHGSHVAVLGLGRVGMTVARTFAALGAKVKVGARRSEHLARITEMGLVPFHLNDLEKEVRDIDVCINTVPHLIVTASVIAKMPAHTLIIDLASKPGGTDFRYAEKRGVKAILAPGLPGVVAPKTAGQIIANVLAQLLYQDLQKREENKR from the coding sequence ATGATGCTGACAGGGATGCATGTCGCCATTATCGGCGGCGATGCGCGGCAGCTTGAAGTCATTCGCAAACTCGTCGAACTCGATGCGAAGTTATCGCTCGTCGGTTTTGATCAGCTCGCCCACCATTTTACCGGAGCGGTGAAGCTGCCGATCGACGAAGTCGATTTGGCCGACTTGGATGCGATCATTTTGCCGGTTCACGGTACGACGTTGGACGGAAAGGTAAACAGCGTCTTTTCCCACGAGCCGATTCCGTTTACGGAAGAGATGGTGCAAAAAACAGCGAAACGGTGCACCATTTACTCCGGCATCAGCAACTCGTATTTAGACGAACTAATGAAAAAAACCGGGCGCAAATATATCCAGCTGTTTGAGCGCGACGATGTCGCCATTTACAACTCCATTCCGACCGCCGAAGGAACGATCATGATGGTCATTCAGCATACCGATTTTACGATTCACGGCTCGCACGTTGCCGTCCTCGGGTTAGGACGCGTCGGCATGACCGTTGCCCGGACGTTTGCCGCCCTAGGGGCGAAAGTGAAAGTCGGGGCGCGCCGGTCGGAGCATCTCGCGCGCATTACAGAAATGGGGCTCGTGCCGTTTCATTTGAACGATTTGGAAAAAGAAGTGCGCGATATTGACGTCTGCATTAACACCGTGCCCCATTTGATCGTGACAGCGAGCGTCATCGCCAAAATGCCGGCCCATACGCTGATCATCGATTTGGCATCAAAGCCGGGCGGCACCGACTTCCGCTACGCCGAAAAGCGCGGAGTCAAAGCGATCTTGGCGCCCGGGCTGCCGGGGGTAGTGGCGCCGAAAACGGCCGGGCAAATTATCGCCAACGTCCTTGCGCAATTGTTATATCAAGATTTACAAAAACGGGAGGAGAATAAGCGATGA
- a CDS encoding YlmC/YmxH family sporulation protein, with amino-acid sequence MRLSELSGKEIVDVRRAERLGVLGQTDLEINEQTGQVEALLIPTGKWFGFRKDGQEIRVPWKYIRKIGADMVMIDVPEEG; translated from the coding sequence GTGAGGCTGAGCGAATTAAGCGGCAAAGAAATCGTCGATGTGAGGCGGGCGGAGCGGCTCGGGGTGCTCGGGCAAACCGATTTGGAAATCAACGAGCAAACCGGGCAAGTTGAGGCGCTGCTCATTCCGACCGGAAAATGGTTCGGGTTTCGCAAAGACGGACAAGAAATTCGCGTGCCGTGGAAATATATCCGCAAAATCGGCGCCGATATGGTGATGATCGACGTCCCTGAAGAAGGGTGA